The genome window CTTGCTACTTATTCTTATGAAGTAGAAGAAGATAAGACCACTATTCGCATTAAAGATGAAAATTATTTGCCTAATCTTCTTAAAAAATTATGGGACATTGAAGGCCGGGAGAAAATTCAACAGCCTAGCCGGTTTGAAATAATTATTGAAAACCCTTCAACTGATATTAAAGGAATGGTTGTGGTGGACCCAGTTGAAAATCTAAAAAGAAAAATCTATGATGCTATTTTTAGAATCCTTCCTGAAGGTTTTAGAGTTATAAAAGATCTTTCAGAAGATAATATTGTTGCTATGGCTTGTACCGATGAACTTTTGAGGGACGAATGGGTAGAAAAATGTCGTGAGATGATTAATGATTTAAAAACTTCTAATTCATCTTAATAATCTATTTAACTCAGTATTCATTAATCTGTATTTAATTTATATCAAAGAAGTTTAATAATATAACATCTGTTATATTTGCCATTAGATATTTATTAAAATTATTTATATTATGAGTGATAAAATATTATTTGCTATTATACGAATAGTTTTATTATAATCGAACAAATTTAATTAATATCTAAGTTGAAATTTTATAAATTGAAATAAAATATTGAAAATAAAAATAAGAGGTCATCATAATGGATGAAACAGAAAAACAAGCAAGATTTGCTCACGTAACTAAAGCTCACCCATGTTTTAATGAAAAAATGCACGATAAAGTGGGAAGGATTCATTTACCTATCGCTCCACGTTGTAATATCCACTGCAATTTCTGTACCCGGGAACTTAATGAATGTGAAATCAGGCCTGGTGTGGCTGCCAGAATAATGACTGCAGATGATGCAGTAGAACACGTGGAAAAAGTCACCGGAGAAATGCCCATTTCGGTTATTGGTGTAGCCGGACCAGGAGATGCCCTGGCCAACGAAGATACCTTCAAATTCTTTAAAAAAGCTAGTGAAGAGTTTCCAGATCTTATAAAATGTATGAGTACCAATGGTTTGCTCTTAGCCGATAAAGCAGATGAACTGGCAGACTTAAATATTAACACGATCACCGTAACCGTGAATGCAGTAGATCCTCAAATTGGAAAAGAAATTTACTCCCATGTAGTTTATGATGGCCAGGTTTATGAAGGAGAAGAGGCCTTTAAATTACTCTCTAAAAACCAACTGGATGGTATTGAAAAGATCACTGAGAAAGGTATCATCGTTAAGGTGAACAGTGTCTTAATCCCGGGATTAAATGATGAACACATCGCGGATATTGCCCGAGAGGTCAAAAAAAGAGGGGCTTCTTTAATGAATGTTATCCCCTTAATTCCACTGGGAAAAATGAAAGATTTCTCTAGGCCGACTTGTGCCCAGATTGAAAAAG of Methanobacteriales archaeon HGW-Methanobacteriales-1 contains these proteins:
- a CDS encoding methanogenesis marker 17 protein; protein product: MLVECYDTKGAAVYELIIKQVTHDLQINRSIKDMRVFIDPREPVFIIAVMVAKTTQPVLIEDLATYSYEVEEDKTTIRIKDENYLPNLLKKLWDIEGREKIQQPSRFEIIIENPSTDIKGMVVVDPVENLKRKIYDAIFRILPEGFRVIKDLSEDNIVAMACTDELLRDEWVEKCREMINDLKTSNSS
- a CDS encoding nitrogenase molybdenum-iron cofactor biosynthesis protein; this encodes MDETEKQARFAHVTKAHPCFNEKMHDKVGRIHLPIAPRCNIHCNFCTRELNECEIRPGVAARIMTADDAVEHVEKVTGEMPISVIGVAGPGDALANEDTFKFFKKASEEFPDLIKCMSTNGLLLADKADELADLNINTITVTVNAVDPQIGKEIYSHVVYDGQVYEGEEAFKLLSKNQLDGIEKITEKGIIVKVNSVLIPGLNDEHIADIAREVKKRGASLMNVIPLIPLGKMKDFSRPTCAQIEKVRDEVEEIIPIFRACTQCRADAYGIPGKKSEDKHLDMTPASHY